The following proteins come from a genomic window of Chloracidobacterium sp.:
- the rpsB gene encoding 30S ribosomal protein S2: protein MATVTMKELLEAGVHFGHQVRRWNPKMKEYIFGERNGIYIIDLQKTQKLFRDALNYVQESLTERPNQKVLFVGTKRQAQDAIKEEAERCGQYYVNNRWLGGLLTNYQTVQKSIAKLKEIETMREDGRFEMLTKKERLKLDREHEGLMKNLAGIKEMGGMPDMMFIIDVRKEDIAVKEANRLGIPIVAVVDTNCSPEGIDHVIPGNDDALRAIRLFASRIADAILEGQQIGTEGGSAVVQEEATVAEEDQIDIAATLAKAGITDPDEEDGGIEIDEEDDAVSAESDIVAEIDDLTAPDEETETAASSSSESEESNEAVAS from the coding sequence TTGGCAACAGTAACGATGAAAGAACTCCTTGAAGCGGGAGTTCACTTTGGTCACCAGGTCCGCCGTTGGAACCCGAAGATGAAGGAATACATCTTCGGCGAACGTAACGGCATTTATATCATCGACCTGCAGAAGACCCAGAAATTATTCCGCGACGCGCTGAATTACGTTCAGGAATCGCTCACCGAACGCCCCAACCAGAAGGTCCTTTTCGTCGGCACCAAACGACAGGCACAGGACGCCATCAAGGAAGAGGCCGAACGCTGCGGACAGTACTACGTCAACAACCGTTGGCTCGGCGGTCTGCTTACCAACTATCAGACTGTTCAAAAGTCGATCGCCAAGCTGAAAGAGATCGAAACGATGCGTGAAGACGGTCGATTTGAAATGCTCACAAAGAAAGAGCGATTGAAACTGGACCGTGAGCATGAAGGTTTGATGAAAAATCTCGCTGGTATCAAAGAAATGGGCGGGATGCCGGATATGATGTTCATCATTGACGTCCGAAAAGAAGATATAGCGGTAAAGGAAGCAAATCGATTGGGTATTCCGATCGTTGCAGTAGTAGATACCAATTGCTCGCCTGAGGGTATCGACCACGTTATACCGGGCAACGACGATGCCCTTCGAGCGATACGGCTGTTCGCTTCGCGAATAGCAGATGCAATTCTCGAAGGTCAACAGATAGGAACCGAAGGCGGTTCTGCGGTTGTGCAAGAAGAGGCGACTGTGGCCGAGGAAGATCAGATCGACATCGCCGCAACTTTAGCCAAGGCCGGAATCACCGATCCTGATGAAGAAGACGGCGGAATCGAGATCGACGAAGAAGATGATGCTGTCAGTGCTGAGTCCGACATTGTTGCGGAGATTGATGATTTGACGGCTCCGGACGAAGAAACTGAAACTGCTGCATCGTCGTCATCAGAATCGGAAGAAAGCAACGAAGCAGTAGCCAGCTAG
- the tsf gene encoding translation elongation factor Ts, with amino-acid sequence MAEITASAVKSLREKSGAGMVDCKNALVEANGDEVSAMEILRKKGMATAGKKAGRVTAEGVVGSYIHMGGKVGVMVEVNCESDFVARGEEFQQLVKDVAMHIAASDPRYVSRDEVPAETLEKEREILLGQLKNDPKNAGKPEEVLNKIIEGRLNKFYEESVLVDQPFVKDPSKTIGELVGEKIGSIKENISIRRFTRYKMGEGIEKKVDDFAAEVASMVG; translated from the coding sequence ATGGCAGAGATCACAGCAAGCGCAGTTAAGTCATTGCGAGAGAAGAGCGGAGCCGGAATGGTCGATTGCAAAAACGCACTCGTCGAAGCTAATGGCGACGAAGTGTCTGCGATGGAGATCCTTCGGAAAAAGGGTATGGCTACCGCAGGCAAGAAAGCAGGTCGTGTAACTGCAGAGGGTGTTGTCGGCTCCTATATTCATATGGGCGGCAAGGTCGGAGTAATGGTCGAAGTGAACTGTGAAAGCGACTTTGTCGCACGCGGCGAAGAGTTTCAGCAGTTGGTCAAGGATGTCGCAATGCATATTGCCGCGTCAGACCCTAGATACGTCAGTCGAGACGAAGTACCAGCTGAGACGCTCGAAAAGGAACGTGAGATACTCCTTGGGCAACTGAAAAACGACCCGAAGAACGCTGGCAAACCGGAAGAGGTTTTGAACAAGATCATCGAGGGCCGTCTGAATAAATTCTACGAAGAATCAGTACTTGTAGATCAACCGTTCGTGAAAGATCCGAGCAAGACGATAGGAGAACTAGTCGGCGAGAAGATCGGTTCGATAAAGGAGAATATAAGCATCCGCCGCTTCACCAGGTACAAAATGGGTGAAGGGATCGAGAAGAAAGTCGACGACTTTGCCGCCGAAGTGGCGTCGATGGTAGGTTAG
- a CDS encoding UMP kinase, whose translation MMEPVFNRILLKLSGEALMGGQNYGIDTAVAESVAREIKAVHDLGIEVAIVVGGGNIFRGVSKSAGNMDRAAADYIGMLATVMNAVVLQDAMEKLHVFTRVMSAIDIPQLAEPFIRRRAIRHLEKKRVVIFAAGTGNPYFTTDSAAALRACELGVDVIFKATKVDGIYSADPKIFLEAEKYDKITYQEVLEKRLKIMDASAISLCMDNNLPIMVFNMTQPGNIIKAVCGDLTVGTMVTLGDTATSA comes from the coding sequence ATTATGGAACCAGTTTTCAATCGCATCCTGCTTAAACTATCGGGCGAAGCTTTAATGGGCGGCCAGAATTATGGCATCGACACTGCGGTAGCTGAATCTGTAGCTCGCGAGATAAAGGCGGTTCACGACCTTGGCATCGAGGTTGCGATAGTAGTTGGAGGCGGTAATATTTTCCGTGGTGTTTCGAAATCGGCCGGCAATATGGACCGAGCGGCGGCAGATTACATCGGCATGCTCGCAACAGTTATGAACGCGGTCGTACTTCAGGACGCGATGGAAAAACTCCACGTCTTCACTCGAGTGATGTCTGCGATCGATATTCCGCAGCTTGCCGAACCGTTCATTCGACGTCGGGCGATCCGCCATCTTGAAAAGAAACGTGTCGTGATTTTCGCGGCAGGTACAGGCAACCCGTATTTCACTACTGATTCGGCAGCCGCACTTCGTGCCTGCGAGCTCGGCGTGGATGTGATCTTCAAGGCGACAAAGGTCGACGGCATTTACTCGGCCGACCCTAAGATATTTCTCGAGGCCGAAAAGTACGACAAGATAACGTATCAAGAGGTTCTCGAAAAGCGACTGAAGATAATGGACGCTTCAGCGATCTCGCTTTGCATGGATAACAATTTGCCGATCATGGTTTTCAACATGACCCAACCAGGCAACATCATCAAAGCTGTTTGTGGTGACCTTACCGTTGGGACAATGGTTACGCTAGGAGATACAGCTACTTCGGCTTGA
- the frr gene encoding ribosome recycling factor: MSVDTVVKETSPKMDAVIEDFKRKLSNVRTGRATVGLLDTVHVDYYGTSTPLIQMASVAVPEPQLITVQPWDMSQLGAVEKAIIAANLGLNPSNDGKVIRLPVPPLNEERRKQLAKQVHEIAEDHRIAVRNVRHASNDALKKMLKEKEVSEDEEKRGLDEVQKLTNAFIAKIDELTKNKEHEIMSV; this comes from the coding sequence ATGAGTGTAGATACAGTTGTCAAAGAAACTTCACCCAAAATGGATGCGGTGATAGAAGATTTTAAACGAAAGCTTTCTAACGTACGCACTGGCCGAGCGACGGTCGGACTTCTCGACACAGTCCATGTCGATTACTACGGCACGTCGACGCCGCTCATCCAGATGGCATCAGTTGCTGTTCCTGAACCTCAACTCATCACGGTGCAACCATGGGACATGTCTCAACTCGGGGCTGTTGAAAAAGCGATCATTGCCGCAAATCTTGGCTTGAACCCTTCGAATGATGGTAAAGTGATAAGGCTTCCGGTTCCACCGCTTAACGAAGAACGTCGGAAACAGCTTGCCAAGCAGGTTCACGAGATCGCCGAGGACCACCGGATCGCCGTTCGCAACGTCCGTCATGCCTCAAACGACGCATTGAAGAAAATGCTGAAAGAAAAGGAAGTTTCTGAGGATGAAGAAAAGCGCGGCCTTGACGAGGTACAAAAACTTACGAATGCGTTTATCGCCAAGATAGACGAGCTCACGAAAAACAAAGAACACGAGATAATGAGTGTCTGA
- a CDS encoding UvrD-helicase domain-containing protein, with translation MNILSSLNTQQIEAVKTTEGPLLILAGAGSGKTRVITVRVAYLILERKIPPHNILAVTFTNKAAGEMRHRIGELLRGEKLSSFPLVSTFHSLCVRILRQDIEELEEGYKKSFTIYDTDDSQKVIKACIKDLGIDEKQVVPRVVRAAISAAKNRGEDVEMFASKIEHTDEKRAASAKVFRMYEERLKLANALDFDDLLIKTVRLLRKSSAVRDKYNDRYKYILVDEYQDTNPLQLALLKYLTEKQQNICVVGDDAQSIYGFRQADIRNILDFELHFPNAKEILLEQNYRSTQTILDVAHSIIDNNIHQKKKRLWTSNSGGERILYFQASDADGEGRFVASKIEEHRRHDPSEKIAILYRTNAQSRVFEEALRRLRIDYNIVGGFSFYERAEVKDVIAYLKLVLNPSDDIALLRVINTPARGLGKTSIDELLSQAKHRGLSLWETVSIVTDPVHQGPVNLTARAKDALKAFKRLIEGLQAKALEVADTQRRVSDIVVAAIDDSGYSMMLRSENSDDAEARLENLEELVNAAADYDSSAETGLRDFIDHAALTSDTDKFDRDAEVTMMTVHAAKGLEFPIVFLVGLEDGIFPHSRSINDTKELEEERRLAYVAITRAERMLYITHSMRRRVYGEEMAAEPSQFLNEMPIDLIEDLSYGSSWLTYAKSMPTKAANNQLTALTGKNRPKKSPSAYTGKTYNSAEAIAEFFSKRTVKEISSSETVEPTSKSDSALERLRAAAKPASKHQEISKENSGFAPGSQVRHEKYGRGLVLRREGSGENVKLTVSFPGFGQKKLIEKYANLENA, from the coding sequence ATGAACATTCTCTCATCACTCAACACTCAGCAGATCGAAGCCGTCAAGACGACCGAGGGTCCGCTTCTCATACTTGCCGGAGCTGGGTCAGGCAAGACCCGCGTTATCACCGTTAGGGTGGCGTACCTAATCCTAGAAAGGAAAATACCGCCGCATAACATATTAGCTGTTACATTTACGAATAAGGCCGCTGGCGAAATGCGGCATCGGATCGGAGAGTTGCTGCGAGGCGAGAAACTGAGTTCGTTTCCGCTCGTTTCAACTTTTCACAGCCTGTGTGTTCGGATCCTGCGACAAGATATCGAGGAGCTTGAGGAGGGCTACAAAAAGTCGTTCACAATTTATGACACGGACGATTCGCAGAAGGTGATAAAGGCTTGCATCAAGGATCTTGGTATTGATGAAAAGCAGGTCGTGCCTCGTGTCGTTCGGGCAGCGATCAGCGCTGCAAAGAATAGGGGGGAAGATGTCGAAATGTTCGCGTCCAAGATCGAGCATACCGATGAAAAACGAGCTGCTTCAGCGAAGGTGTTCAGGATGTATGAGGAACGACTGAAGTTGGCCAATGCACTCGATTTCGACGACCTGCTCATTAAAACCGTTCGTCTCTTGAGGAAGTCATCCGCGGTCCGAGATAAATACAATGATCGATATAAGTACATCCTCGTCGATGAGTACCAGGATACAAATCCGCTTCAGCTCGCGCTGCTAAAGTACCTGACCGAAAAGCAACAAAATATTTGCGTCGTTGGTGATGACGCACAGAGTATCTATGGATTCAGGCAAGCGGATATTAGGAATATCCTCGATTTTGAACTGCATTTTCCAAATGCTAAGGAGATCTTGCTCGAACAGAACTACCGCTCAACACAGACCATTCTCGACGTAGCCCATTCAATCATCGATAACAATATCCATCAAAAAAAGAAGCGTTTATGGACGTCAAATTCGGGCGGTGAACGGATATTGTATTTTCAAGCGTCGGATGCTGATGGGGAAGGGAGATTTGTTGCGTCCAAAATCGAAGAGCACCGCCGGCACGATCCATCTGAAAAGATCGCTATTTTGTATCGAACAAATGCGCAGTCGAGAGTTTTTGAGGAGGCCCTGCGGCGACTGCGTATCGATTACAACATTGTTGGCGGTTTTTCATTTTACGAACGCGCGGAGGTGAAGGACGTAATCGCGTATCTAAAGCTTGTTCTCAATCCCTCGGACGACATCGCTCTATTGAGGGTGATCAATACGCCTGCTCGTGGACTCGGAAAAACATCAATCGACGAACTTTTGTCCCAGGCAAAGCATCGTGGGTTATCGCTCTGGGAAACGGTCTCGATCGTAACTGATCCAGTGCACCAAGGACCAGTCAATCTGACCGCTCGAGCGAAGGATGCTCTTAAGGCATTTAAACGCTTGATCGAAGGACTTCAGGCGAAAGCCCTCGAGGTGGCAGATACCCAAAGACGCGTTTCCGATATTGTTGTTGCCGCGATCGACGACAGCGGATATTCGATGATGTTGAGGTCTGAAAATTCCGACGATGCTGAAGCTAGGTTGGAAAACCTTGAGGAATTGGTGAACGCCGCTGCCGATTACGATTCGTCCGCCGAAACAGGATTGCGAGATTTCATCGATCATGCAGCCTTGACTTCTGATACCGATAAATTTGACCGTGACGCTGAGGTCACGATGATGACCGTCCATGCTGCAAAAGGGCTCGAATTCCCGATCGTGTTTCTAGTCGGCTTAGAGGACGGCATTTTCCCCCATTCGAGAAGTATCAACGATACAAAGGAACTTGAAGAAGAACGACGTTTGGCGTATGTCGCAATCACGCGAGCCGAACGCATGTTGTACATTACTCATTCGATGCGGCGCAGGGTCTATGGTGAGGAAATGGCAGCTGAGCCCTCGCAGTTTTTGAATGAGATGCCGATCGACCTTATCGAGGATCTTTCATACGGATCGTCTTGGTTGACCTACGCGAAAAGCATGCCGACTAAAGCGGCAAATAATCAGCTCACCGCGTTAACGGGAAAAAACAGACCGAAAAAATCGCCAAGTGCTTATACCGGAAAGACCTATAACAGTGCGGAGGCAATCGCCGAGTTTTTCAGCAAGCGAACCGTGAAGGAGATTTCGTCAAGCGAAACGGTCGAGCCAACTTCGAAGTCAGATAGCGCACTTGAGAGGCTTCGTGCGGCGGCGAAGCCTGCGAGCAAACACCAGGAAATATCCAAAGAAAATTCTGGTTTTGCCCCAGGATCGCAGGTTCGACACGAGAAGTATGGCAGAGGTCTTGTGTTACGGCGGGAGGGAAGCGGAGAAAATGTGAAATTGACCGTCAGTTTCCCGGGATTTGGGCAAAAGAAACTGATCGAAAAGTATGCAAACCTGGAAAATGCCTAA
- a CDS encoding isochorismatase family protein, whose protein sequence is MSHRSILNQSASVLVIVDFQEAFRNAISEFSILASRIATAVSGAKLLGVPVLVTEQYPKGLGPTCEEISMSLSNDSAIVEKSTFSAVGAVDFNVKIESLNAKQILLCGLETHICVSQTAHDLIDHGFHVHLLADCVGSRFDSGRHTGMMKMQQSGVIQSSVEMMLFELMADSRHEKFRDIQALIL, encoded by the coding sequence ATGTCGCACCGTAGTATCTTGAATCAGAGTGCATCCGTCCTGGTGATCGTTGATTTTCAGGAGGCATTTCGAAACGCGATCAGCGAATTCTCGATATTGGCTTCGCGAATCGCGACAGCAGTCAGCGGAGCGAAGCTGCTCGGAGTTCCTGTCCTCGTTACGGAACAATACCCGAAGGGGTTGGGACCGACGTGTGAAGAGATCTCGATGTCGCTCTCGAATGATTCGGCGATCGTTGAGAAGAGTACGTTCAGCGCGGTTGGAGCAGTTGATTTCAATGTGAAGATCGAGTCGTTGAATGCAAAACAGATATTGCTTTGTGGCCTTGAGACGCACATCTGTGTTAGCCAAACCGCACATGATCTGATCGATCACGGATTTCACGTCCACCTGTTGGCCGATTGTGTCGGCTCGAGGTTTGATAGTGGTAGACACACCGGGATGATGAAAATGCAGCAGAGTGGTGTAATTCAATCATCGGTCGAAATGATGCTGTTTGAATTGATGGCAGATTCGAGACATGAGAAGTTCAGAGATATTCAGGCCCTGATACTATAG